A DNA window from Massilia putida contains the following coding sequences:
- a CDS encoding TMEM175 family protein, which translates to MMHAVREVSGGVLWANLHLLFWLSLIPFVTAWMGENHFETGPTAAYGFVLFMCSVAYLLLVRGLIANHPQNAKLAEAIGNDRKGKLSCVLYLAGVALAWFAAWFGFLVYAGVAVMWLIPDRRIEDKVAQETGREEQSEQG; encoded by the coding sequence ATGATGCATGCCGTGAGGGAAGTCAGCGGCGGCGTCTTGTGGGCGAATCTGCACCTGTTGTTCTGGCTGTCGCTGATCCCGTTCGTCACCGCGTGGATGGGCGAGAACCATTTCGAGACCGGGCCGACCGCGGCGTATGGCTTCGTCCTGTTCATGTGCTCGGTCGCTTACCTGTTGCTGGTGAGGGGACTGATCGCCAATCATCCGCAGAACGCAAAGCTGGCTGAGGCAATCGGTAATGACCGCAAGGGCAAGCTGTCGTGCGTGCTGTACCTGGCCGGCGTGGCGCTCGCGTGGTTTGCCGCCTGGTTCGGGTTCCTCGTCTATGCGGGCGTGGCCGTCATGTGGCTGATTCCGGACCGGCGCATCGAGGACAAAGTCGCGCAGGAGACCGGGCGGGAAGAGCAATCGGAACAGGGCTGA
- a CDS encoding M3 family metallopeptidase: MNRSHILAVAVTAAVANLAYAAPASLLPASNPFAKPSTLQFQYPAFDKIKNEDFAPAFEEGMRQQSLEIDAIANNKAAPTFENTIVAMERSGMLLNRVSTTFFNLVGCNTNPTLDALDKDLAPKLAAHSDKIRLNDKLYKRIQTLYDKRAKLHLDPESAYLLERYHTDFVRAGAKLSPADKETLKAYNGKIAALQTQFSQNVLKEANASALVVDTREELAGMSDKAIDAAAALAKKDGLDGKFKVPVVNTTQQAPLSVLTHRATREKLLALSLARGSHGGDYDNRQLVLDLAKARAERAKLLGYPSHAAYMLEDQTAKTTDAVNNLLAEFAKPAVRNAKKEAAEIQKVIDAEGGKFQATAYDWNYYTDKVRQARYAFDENQLRPYFEYNNVLLNGVFFAATKEYGITFKERHDLPVYNPDVRVFDVFDADGKQLAIFLHDPYARSNKRGGAWMNAYVGQNKLLGTHPVIANHLNIPKPAAGEPTLLTYDEVRTMFHEFGHALHGMFSNVKYPRFSGTRVPRDYVEFPSQVNEMWMAWPEVLANYAKHYQTGAAMPKELLDKVQASSKFNEGYRTTEYLAAAILDQKWHQLPADQIPADVLGFEATALHDAGVDFPLVPPRYRTTYFSHVFSGGYSAGYYGYLWAEKLDADTVEWFKEHGGLKRENGDRFRQMLLSRGGTMDAMDMYRNFRGRDAKIEPLLERRGLTGE, translated from the coding sequence ATGAACCGTTCGCACATCCTGGCCGTCGCTGTTACCGCAGCCGTCGCCAACCTGGCCTATGCCGCCCCCGCTTCGCTGCTGCCGGCGTCCAATCCGTTCGCCAAGCCGAGCACCCTGCAATTCCAGTACCCGGCCTTCGACAAGATCAAGAACGAAGACTTCGCGCCGGCGTTCGAGGAAGGCATGCGCCAGCAGTCGCTGGAAATCGACGCGATCGCGAATAACAAGGCGGCACCTACTTTTGAGAACACGATCGTCGCGATGGAGCGTTCGGGCATGCTGCTGAACCGCGTCTCGACCACGTTCTTCAACCTGGTCGGCTGCAATACCAACCCGACGCTCGACGCGCTCGACAAGGATCTCGCGCCGAAACTGGCCGCCCACAGCGACAAGATCCGCCTGAACGACAAACTGTACAAGCGCATCCAGACCCTGTACGACAAGCGCGCCAAGCTGCACCTGGATCCGGAATCGGCCTACCTGCTCGAGCGCTACCACACCGATTTCGTGCGCGCCGGCGCCAAGCTGTCCCCTGCCGACAAGGAAACGCTGAAGGCCTATAACGGCAAGATCGCGGCGCTGCAGACCCAGTTCAGCCAGAACGTGCTCAAGGAAGCGAACGCGTCGGCACTCGTCGTCGACACCCGCGAGGAATTGGCCGGCATGTCCGACAAGGCGATCGACGCCGCCGCCGCGCTGGCAAAGAAAGATGGTCTCGATGGCAAGTTCAAGGTGCCGGTCGTGAACACGACGCAGCAGGCGCCGTTGTCCGTGCTGACCCACCGCGCCACGCGCGAAAAACTGCTGGCGCTGTCGCTGGCGCGCGGCAGCCACGGCGGAGACTATGACAACCGCCAGCTCGTGCTGGACTTGGCCAAGGCGCGCGCCGAGCGCGCCAAGCTGCTGGGTTATCCGAGCCACGCCGCCTACATGCTGGAAGACCAGACCGCCAAGACGACGGACGCCGTCAACAACCTGCTGGCCGAGTTCGCCAAGCCGGCCGTGCGCAACGCGAAGAAGGAAGCCGCGGAGATCCAGAAGGTTATCGATGCCGAAGGTGGCAAGTTCCAGGCGACCGCTTACGACTGGAACTATTACACCGACAAGGTGCGCCAGGCGCGCTACGCGTTCGACGAAAACCAGCTGCGTCCGTATTTCGAATACAACAACGTGCTGTTGAACGGCGTGTTCTTCGCCGCCACCAAGGAGTACGGCATCACGTTCAAGGAACGCCACGACCTGCCGGTGTACAACCCGGACGTGCGCGTGTTCGACGTGTTCGACGCCGACGGCAAGCAGCTGGCGATCTTCCTGCACGACCCGTACGCGCGCTCGAACAAGCGCGGCGGCGCGTGGATGAATGCGTATGTCGGCCAGAACAAGCTGCTGGGCACGCATCCGGTCATCGCGAATCACCTGAACATCCCGAAGCCGGCGGCCGGCGAGCCGACCCTGCTGACATATGACGAAGTGCGCACGATGTTCCACGAGTTCGGCCATGCGCTGCACGGCATGTTCTCGAACGTGAAATACCCGCGCTTTTCGGGCACCCGCGTGCCGCGCGACTATGTGGAGTTCCCGTCGCAGGTCAACGAGATGTGGATGGCCTGGCCGGAAGTGCTGGCCAACTACGCCAAGCACTACCAGACGGGCGCGGCGATGCCGAAGGAGTTGCTGGATAAGGTCCAGGCGTCGTCCAAGTTCAACGAAGGCTACCGCACGACCGAGTACCTGGCCGCGGCGATCCTCGACCAGAAATGGCACCAGCTCCCGGCCGACCAGATTCCGGCCGACGTGCTGGGCTTCGAGGCGACGGCCTTGCATGACGCCGGTGTCGACTTCCCGCTCGTGCCGCCGCGCTATCGCACGACCTATTTCTCGCACGTGTTCTCGGGCGGCTATTCGGCCGGCTACTACGGCTACCTGTGGGCCGAGAAGCTGGATGCCGACACCGTCGAATGGTTCAAGGAACACGGCGGCTTGAAGCGCGAGAACGGCGACCGCTTCCGCCAGATGCTGCTGTCGCGCGGCGGCACGATGGATGCGATGGACATGTACCGCAACTTCCGCGGCCGTGATGCGAAGATCGAGCCGCTGCTGGAGCGCCGTGGCCTGACGGGCGAGTAA